The segment AAATTAATGAACAGAATTGGTATGTACCGACCCCTTCGGCATTTACAAAGACAGAAATAGAAACAGTTAAAAATTGGATTAGTGAAGGTGGAAGTTTATTTTTAATTGCCGACCACATGCCTTTTGGTGGTGCGGCAACCGACTTAGCTGTAGCATTCGGGTTTGAATTTTCAAACGGATTTGTAATGGATACCTTATCTCCCGGTCCGGCTTTTTTTAATCTGAAAGAAGGGACCCTTTTTGAAAGCATTATTACCAAAGGCAGGAATCATGAGGAACGTGTAGAACAGATTGCAACGTTTACCGGCCAGGGTTTCAAAATGCCCGGTGATGCTGTCCCCATTTTAATTTTTAATGAGAAATATGTGAACATGATTCCTGATTCTGCATGGGTATTTGAAGCGAAGACCCCCAGGATTAATGCCAAAGGACTTGCACAGGGAGCCTTTAAAAAGTATGGAAAAGGAAAAGTTGTGGCATTTGGCGAAGCCGCCATGTTTTCTGCTCAACTCGCAGGACCACAAAAAATAAGAGTTGGAATGAATGGCGATATGGCTCCTGAAAATCACCAACTATTATTAAATATCATTCATTGGCTGGATGGGAAACTTGAGTAGTTAAGCTCGTTTTTCTTAACCTAATTTGATATTTAGGTATTGTTGTGAAATTCGACGGGTTGGAATCCATGTAGCAAGTATGCCAATGATAAATACGGTAAAAAACACGTAAACAAAATCTGTCCATTGCAAAATCACGGGATAGGAATTCACGATGAATGCTCCATTGGCATCTCCCAAACCAACAAGCCCGAATTGCATTTGCATCACACAAATGAGGGTGCCTAAAATCAATCCACTGAGGGCACCTATCATTGAAATTAAACTTCCTTCAAATAAAAAAATTCTTCGGATCAATTGATTGTTCGCACCCATACTTTGCAGCACGGCAATGTCTTTTTTCTTGTCGAGGATGAGCATGCTCAATGACCCGATTACATTAAAAGTGGCGATGAGCAGAATGAAAGTCAAAATCAGAAAAATGGCCCACTTTTCCGATTTCATGATTTTATAAAGCAATTCCTGCTGTTCGAAACGATTTTTTACCTTAAAATCGGGGCCTAAAAGGCTTTTAATCTTGGATTGAACTTGATCTGAATTTGCTCCTTCACCAAGCCCGATTTCAAGATAACTGATCTCATCATCATATTCCAAAATTTCTTTCACAAATGTGAACGGGGCAAAAATATATTTTGAATCAAAATTCTGTTCAACCATAAATACGCCCGAAACCAGAATGTTTTGGCGACTAAAATCCTGTTCGGGATTGAGGTTAAATCCTTTGCTTTTTCGGGGTGCTAGAATACTGATGGCCTCTTC is part of the Bacteroidota bacterium genome and harbors:
- a CDS encoding FtsX-like permease family protein, producing MNFSFYIAKRYLVSKKSHNIINIISGISVAGITIGTMALIIILSVFNGFEGLVISLFNNFNPDLVITPSEGKTIKLSQFPSAEIKILDGVDFFMEVIEENVLIQSGDKQHFANIKGVPEHYTDMSGLDSCMVDGEFKLKQGGLNYAIIGSGVAYFLDFRIKLEEEAISILAPRKSKGFNLNPEQDFSRQNILVSGVFMVEQNFDSKYIFAPFTFVKEILEYDDEISYLEIGLGEGANSDQVQSKIKSLLGPDFKVKNRFEQQELLYKIMKSEKWAIFLILTFILLIATFNVIGSLSMLILDKKKDIAVLQSMGANNQLIRRIFLFEGSLISMIGALSGLILGTLICVMQMQFGLVGLGDANGAFIVNSYPVILQWTDFVYVFFTVFIIGILATWIPTRRISQQYLNIKLG